The Acinonyx jubatus isolate Ajub_Pintada_27869175 chromosome D2, VMU_Ajub_asm_v1.0, whole genome shotgun sequence genome contains a region encoding:
- the PNLIPRP3 gene encoding pancreatic lipase-related protein 3 isoform X1, giving the protein MVGNNLSLGLVPTILTLNLSATGKEVCYERVGCFKDGFPWTGTLSRQLAGLPWSPEEINTRFLLYTRHNPKAYQEISAVNYRTIQASHFGTDKMTHINIPGWKSDGKWQQDMCNVLLKVEDVNCINVDWINGSLEYIHAVNNLRVVGAEVAYLTDVLMKKFGYSPSKVHLIGHSVGAHLAGEAGSRVPGLGRITGLDPAGPYFHNTPNEVRLDPSDANFVDVIHTNAVRLLFEFGAGTINACGHLDFYPNGGKHMPGCEDLITPLFSFDFNAYKEEVASFFDCNHARSHRFYIESILNPDAFIAYPCRSYRSFKAGNCFHCPKEGCPTMGHFADRFHLKNMQPNRWYYFLNTGTLSPFARWSHKLSVRLDGNNVTQGSMFLRVGGTTGKTGALVIASGTLKPGMTYTKLIDADVNVGNVTNIEFFWKELLFGRSQNKLGAETVIDISGKYGYESTFCSQDIMGPNIAQILKPCQSQIQS; this is encoded by the exons ATGGTAGGAAACAACCTCTCTCTGGGCCTGGTTCCTACAATACTGACACTCAATCTTTCTGCCACAGGAAAAGAAGTTTGCTATGAAAGGGTGGGGTGCTTTAAAGATGGTTTCCCATGGACTGGGACTTTGTCAAGACAGTTGGCAGGTCTACCCTGGTCTCCAGAAGAGATAAACACTCGCTTTCTGCTCTACACGAGACATAATCCCAAAGCTTATCAG GAGATCAGTGCAGTTAATTATCGAACTATCCAAGCCTCACACTTTGGGACAGACAAGATGACCCATATCAACATACCCGGATGGAAATCAGATGGAAAATGGCAGCAAGACATGTGCAAT GTGCTACTCAAAGTGGAAGATGTGAACTGCATTAACGTAGACTGGATTAACGGTTCACTGGAATATATCCATGCGGTAAACAACCTCCGCGTTGTCGGTGCCGAGGTGGCATATCTTACTGATGTTCTCATG AAAAAGTTTGGATATTCTCCTTCAAAAGTGCACTTGATTGGCCACAGCGTGGGAGCACATCTGGCTGGGGAAGCTGGGTCAAGGGTACCAGGCCTTGGAAGAATAACTG GGTTGGACCCAGCTGGGCCATATTTCCACAACACTCCAAATGAAGTTAGGCTGGACCCTTCAGATGCCAACTTTGTTGATGTTATTCATACAAATGCAGTTCGCTTACTctttgagtttg GTGCTGGGACTATTAATGCTTGTGGTCACCTTGACTTTTACCCAAATGGAGGAAAGCACATGCCAGGATGTGAAGACTTAATTACACCTTTGTTTAGCTTTGATTTCAATGCTTATAAGGAAG AAGTGGCTTCCTTCTTTGATTGCAACCATGCCCGAAGTCATCGCTTTTATATTGAAAGCATCCTCAATCCTGATGCATTTATTGCTTATCCTTGTAGATCCTACAGATCTTTTAAAGCG GGAAATTGCTTCCATTGTCCCAAAGAAGGCTGCCCAACAATGGGTCATTTTGCTGATAGATTTCACCTCAAAAATATGCAGCCTAATAgatggtattattttttaaacacaggcACTCTTTCCCCATTTGCCC gtTGGAGTCACAAGTTATCTGTCAGACTCGACGGGAACAATGTCACCCAAGGGAGCATGTTTCTCCGTGTAGGTGGAACCACTGGGAAAACAGGGGCATTGGTGATAGCCAG TGGAACACTTAAGCCAGGCATGACTTACACAAAATTAATTGACGCAGACGTTAATGTTGGAAATGTTACCAATATCGAGTTCTTTTGGAAGGAACTTTTGTTTGGACGCTCTCAGAATAAGTTGGGAGCAGAAACGGTGATAGATATATCTGGAAAATATGGATACGA ATCTACCTTCTGTAGCCAGGACATTATGGGACCCAATATTgctcagatcctgaagccatGCCAATCTCAGATACAGTCTTGA
- the PNLIPRP3 gene encoding pancreatic lipase-related protein 3 isoform X2 has translation MFGIWIAALLFFGTSMGKEVCYERVGCFKDGFPWTGTLSRQLAGLPWSPEEINTRFLLYTRHNPKAYQEISAVNYRTIQASHFGTDKMTHINIPGWKSDGKWQQDMCNVLLKVEDVNCINVDWINGSLEYIHAVNNLRVVGAEVAYLTDVLMKKFGYSPSKVHLIGHSVGAHLAGEAGSRVPGLGRITGLDPAGPYFHNTPNEVRLDPSDANFVDVIHTNAVRLLFEFGAGTINACGHLDFYPNGGKHMPGCEDLITPLFSFDFNAYKEEVASFFDCNHARSHRFYIESILNPDAFIAYPCRSYRSFKAGNCFHCPKEGCPTMGHFADRFHLKNMQPNRWYYFLNTGTLSPFARWSHKLSVRLDGNNVTQGSMFLRVGGTTGKTGALVIASGTLKPGMTYTKLIDADVNVGNVTNIEFFWKELLFGRSQNKLGAETVIDISGKYGYESTFCSQDIMGPNIAQILKPCQSQIQS, from the exons CATCAATGG GAAAAGAAGTTTGCTATGAAAGGGTGGGGTGCTTTAAAGATGGTTTCCCATGGACTGGGACTTTGTCAAGACAGTTGGCAGGTCTACCCTGGTCTCCAGAAGAGATAAACACTCGCTTTCTGCTCTACACGAGACATAATCCCAAAGCTTATCAG GAGATCAGTGCAGTTAATTATCGAACTATCCAAGCCTCACACTTTGGGACAGACAAGATGACCCATATCAACATACCCGGATGGAAATCAGATGGAAAATGGCAGCAAGACATGTGCAAT GTGCTACTCAAAGTGGAAGATGTGAACTGCATTAACGTAGACTGGATTAACGGTTCACTGGAATATATCCATGCGGTAAACAACCTCCGCGTTGTCGGTGCCGAGGTGGCATATCTTACTGATGTTCTCATG AAAAAGTTTGGATATTCTCCTTCAAAAGTGCACTTGATTGGCCACAGCGTGGGAGCACATCTGGCTGGGGAAGCTGGGTCAAGGGTACCAGGCCTTGGAAGAATAACTG GGTTGGACCCAGCTGGGCCATATTTCCACAACACTCCAAATGAAGTTAGGCTGGACCCTTCAGATGCCAACTTTGTTGATGTTATTCATACAAATGCAGTTCGCTTACTctttgagtttg GTGCTGGGACTATTAATGCTTGTGGTCACCTTGACTTTTACCCAAATGGAGGAAAGCACATGCCAGGATGTGAAGACTTAATTACACCTTTGTTTAGCTTTGATTTCAATGCTTATAAGGAAG AAGTGGCTTCCTTCTTTGATTGCAACCATGCCCGAAGTCATCGCTTTTATATTGAAAGCATCCTCAATCCTGATGCATTTATTGCTTATCCTTGTAGATCCTACAGATCTTTTAAAGCG GGAAATTGCTTCCATTGTCCCAAAGAAGGCTGCCCAACAATGGGTCATTTTGCTGATAGATTTCACCTCAAAAATATGCAGCCTAATAgatggtattattttttaaacacaggcACTCTTTCCCCATTTGCCC gtTGGAGTCACAAGTTATCTGTCAGACTCGACGGGAACAATGTCACCCAAGGGAGCATGTTTCTCCGTGTAGGTGGAACCACTGGGAAAACAGGGGCATTGGTGATAGCCAG TGGAACACTTAAGCCAGGCATGACTTACACAAAATTAATTGACGCAGACGTTAATGTTGGAAATGTTACCAATATCGAGTTCTTTTGGAAGGAACTTTTGTTTGGACGCTCTCAGAATAAGTTGGGAGCAGAAACGGTGATAGATATATCTGGAAAATATGGATACGA ATCTACCTTCTGTAGCCAGGACATTATGGGACCCAATATTgctcagatcctgaagccatGCCAATCTCAGATACAGTCTTGA